Proteins encoded within one genomic window of Gammaproteobacteria bacterium:
- a CDS encoding tRNA-modifying protein YgfZ — translation MIDSGNPTQECVTVVSNDVMADLSQEGLIGVEGADATTFLQGQFTCDLHEIGLNMSRLGAWCNPKGRVRVTFRVFQRNEGFYLALPAECVESTLLQLRKYILRSKVVLRNASREWIRLGCSGPTIDEGLRQVFSTLPSVPDQVVQEGTTTIIRLRGPSPRFEVLGENETLLQVWNTLKAANTVAIGVSAWSTLEVLSGVPAITQATTEIFVPHMLNLPEIGAVSFRKGCYTGQEIVARTQYLGKSKRRLYLAWIPVLELPRPGDPLWAPTGEEEQHPGQIVNVAPAPEGGSLVLAVIAVADAQEGKIHLRDRDGHLLELRTLPYPFQNE, via the coding sequence GTGATCGATTCCGGCAACCCGACACAAGAATGTGTTACGGTGGTAAGTAATGATGTCATGGCCGATCTCTCCCAGGAAGGGCTGATTGGTGTAGAAGGTGCTGATGCCACTACATTCCTACAGGGACAATTCACCTGCGACCTCCATGAAATAGGGCTCAACATGAGCCGGCTCGGGGCCTGGTGTAATCCAAAGGGCCGGGTCCGGGTCACTTTTCGAGTATTTCAGCGAAATGAAGGGTTCTATCTTGCGCTACCAGCGGAGTGTGTGGAAAGCACCCTGTTGCAATTGCGTAAGTACATCCTCCGCTCCAAGGTAGTATTACGCAACGCCAGTAGAGAATGGATACGTCTGGGATGTTCTGGTCCCACTATTGACGAAGGGCTACGTCAAGTCTTCTCAACACTACCCAGCGTGCCCGACCAAGTAGTACAGGAAGGAACAACTACCATTATTCGCTTGCGCGGGCCGTCTCCCCGTTTCGAGGTGCTAGGAGAAAACGAAACGCTGCTCCAGGTATGGAACACTCTAAAGGCAGCCAATACTGTCGCTATTGGTGTCAGTGCTTGGTCAACTTTAGAAGTATTGTCTGGTGTCCCCGCCATCACCCAAGCAACGACCGAGATCTTTGTACCTCATATGTTGAATCTCCCTGAGATCGGCGCGGTCAGTTTTCGCAAGGGTTGTTACACCGGTCAGGAAATAGTGGCACGGACGCAGTATCTGGGTAAGAGTAAACGTCGACTCTATCTGGCATGGATCCCGGTATTGGAATTACCCAGGCCAGGGGACCCACTTTGGGCGCCTACGGGAGAGGAAGAGCAGCATCCAGGACAGATCGTCAACGTCGCTCCCGCCCCAGAGGGAGGATCTTTGGTATTGGCAGTGATTGCCGTAGCGGATGCTCAGGAAGGGAAAATACACCTACGAGACCGTGACGGACATTTATTGGAACTTCGTACGCTGCCGTATCCCTTCCAGAATGAGTGA
- a CDS encoding putative rhodanese (Evidence 3 : Putative function from multiple computational evidences), with amino-acid sequence MKTLFNTLLVTCFLVSASFTIPLANAEEEATPLGDAVATKEQVYAKGVIMKEFTLNGTSLKQDHARPTQDDFKNPAARKCKPFCVQPESVEGATTIKLEDFPKMASDINSGKILIVDMRTPEWFAKETLPGAISLPYTDLSGSETKAKAKVKKLENKPIISFCNGWWCGQSITGIKALHTLGYTGQIYWFRGGSQDWSDAGLPFVQPKP; translated from the coding sequence ATGAAAACTCTGTTCAACACCCTCTTGGTGACCTGCTTTCTGGTAAGCGCGTCGTTTACCATCCCTCTAGCGAATGCCGAAGAAGAAGCTACTCCCCTCGGCGATGCAGTAGCCACCAAAGAACAGGTCTACGCCAAAGGGGTAATAATGAAGGAATTCACCCTCAATGGCACAAGCCTGAAACAGGATCATGCCCGACCCACTCAGGATGATTTTAAAAATCCTGCGGCGCGCAAATGCAAACCATTTTGTGTACAACCGGAGAGCGTTGAGGGCGCCACCACCATAAAGCTGGAGGACTTCCCGAAAATGGCAAGTGATATCAATAGCGGGAAGATCTTAATTGTCGATATGCGTACCCCGGAATGGTTCGCAAAAGAGACCTTACCCGGTGCCATCAGTCTACCCTATACCGATCTCTCGGGCAGCGAGACCAAGGCCAAGGCCAAGGTAAAGAAACTGGAAAACAAACCGATCATCAGCTTTTGTAATGGTTGGTGGTGCGGACAAAGTATCACCGGGATTAAGGCCCTCCACACTCTTGGTTACACCGGGCAGATCTATTGGTTCCGCGGTGGCAGCCAGGATTGGAGTGATGCCGGGTTACCTTTCGTCCAACCAAAGCCATAA
- a CDS encoding hypothetical protein (Evidence 5 : Unknown function): MACASKGLLAQNKKVGQTKDWVLYRLDRHSFRRQSLGLEKHPRVARFRFSSCWLPFGGLVESLTFQPAEWIPLG; encoded by the coding sequence TTGGCTTGCGCCAGTAAAGGTCTCCTCGCCCAGAACAAGAAGGTCGGTCAGACTAAGGATTGGGTCTTATACCGTCTCGACCGTCATTCCTTTCGTCGTCAGAGCCTGGGACTGGAGAAGCATCCCAGGGTAGCTCGCTTTCGCTTCTCTTCTTGTTGGCTGCCTTTCGGCGGGCTGGTTGAATCTCTAACTTTTCAACCAGCGGAATGGATTCCGCTAGGTTGA